In a single window of the Streptacidiphilus sp. P02-A3a genome:
- the rplO gene encoding 50S ribosomal protein L15 produces the protein MAEQNPLKIHNLRPAPGAKTAKTRVGRGEASKGKTAGRGTKGTKARYQVPARFEGGQMPLHMRLPKLKGFKNPFRVEFQVVNLDKLNTLYPEGGEVTVEGLVAKGAVRKNSLVKVLGTGELTVALQVSVDAVSASAAEKIAAAGGTVTELI, from the coding sequence ATGGCGGAGCAGAACCCGCTGAAGATCCACAACCTGCGGCCCGCCCCGGGTGCCAAGACCGCCAAGACCCGTGTCGGTCGTGGTGAGGCATCCAAGGGTAAGACCGCTGGTCGTGGTACCAAGGGCACCAAGGCGCGGTACCAGGTTCCGGCGCGTTTCGAGGGTGGCCAGATGCCCCTTCACATGCGCCTGCCGAAGCTCAAGGGCTTCAAGAACCCGTTCCGCGTGGAGTTCCAGGTCGTGAACCTGGACAAGCTCAACACCCTCTACCCCGAGGGTGGCGAGGTCACCGTCGAGGGCCTGGTCGCCAAGGGCGCGGTTCGCAAGAACTCGCTCGTCAAGGTGCTGGGTACCGGTGAGCTCACCGTGGCGCTGCAGGTTTCGGTTGACGCCGTCTCCGCTTCCGCCGCCGAGAAGATCGCCGCCGCCGGCGGCACCGTCACCGAGCTGATCTGA
- the rpmD gene encoding 50S ribosomal protein L30 encodes MARLKITQTKSYIGSKQNHRDTLRSLGLKRMHDVVVKEDRPEIRGMAQTVRHLVTVEEVD; translated from the coding sequence ATGGCTCGCCTGAAGATCACGCAGACCAAGTCGTACATCGGCAGCAAGCAGAACCACCGTGACACCCTGCGTTCGCTTGGTCTCAAGCGCATGCACGACGTGGTCGTGAAGGAGGACCGTCCCGAGATCCGCGGGATGGCCCAGACCGTCCGCCACCTCGTCACGGTCGAGGAGGTGGACTGA
- the rpsE gene encoding 30S ribosomal protein S5: MAGPQRRGSGAGGGTGGGERRDRKRDGRDGAPVVEKTAYVERVVAINRVAKVVKGGRRFSFTALVVVGDGDGTVGVGYGKAKEVPAAIAKGVEEAKKNFFKVPRIQGTIPHPITGEKAAGVVLLKPASPGTGVIAGGPVRAVLECAGVHDILSKSMGSDNAINVVHATVAALKGLSRPEEIAARRGLPLEDVAPAALLRARAAGQGAA; this comes from the coding sequence ATGGCTGGACCCCAGCGCCGCGGTAGCGGCGCCGGCGGCGGCACCGGCGGTGGCGAGCGGCGTGACCGTAAGCGGGATGGTCGTGACGGTGCCCCCGTCGTCGAGAAGACCGCGTACGTCGAACGTGTTGTCGCGATCAACCGTGTCGCCAAGGTTGTCAAGGGTGGTCGTCGCTTCAGCTTCACCGCGCTGGTCGTGGTGGGCGACGGTGACGGCACCGTAGGTGTCGGTTACGGCAAGGCCAAGGAAGTTCCCGCGGCCATTGCCAAGGGTGTCGAGGAAGCCAAGAAGAACTTCTTCAAGGTTCCCCGCATCCAGGGCACCATCCCCCACCCGATCACGGGTGAGAAGGCCGCGGGCGTCGTCCTGCTCAAGCCGGCCTCGCCGGGTACCGGTGTTATCGCCGGTGGTCCCGTGCGTGCCGTGCTGGAGTGCGCGGGCGTCCACGACATCCTGTCGAAGTCCATGGGCTCCGACAACGCGATCAACGTCGTGCACGCCACGGTCGCCGCTCTGAAGGGCCTCTCGCGCCCCGAGGAGATCGCCGCCCGTCGCGGACTGCCGCTTGAGGACGTCGCTCCCGCAGCCCTGCTGCGTGCGCGTGCTGCCGGGCAGGGGGCTGCGTAA
- the rplR gene encoding 50S ribosomal protein L18 — MSVGVKIGKGNGYKAAARKRRAIRVRKRVSGTPVRPRLVVSRSNRHIVAQVIDDLAGHTLASASTLDVSIKGVDGDKTEQAKKVGALVAERAKAAGIEAVVFDRAGNQYAGRIAALADAAREAGLDF; from the coding sequence ATGAGTGTCGGTGTGAAGATCGGCAAGGGCAACGGTTACAAGGCCGCCGCCCGCAAGCGCCGCGCCATCCGCGTCCGCAAGCGCGTCTCCGGTACGCCGGTGCGTCCGCGCCTGGTCGTGTCTCGGTCCAACCGCCACATCGTGGCGCAGGTGATCGACGACCTCGCGGGCCACACGCTGGCTTCGGCGTCCACCCTCGACGTGTCCATCAAGGGCGTCGACGGAGACAAGACCGAGCAGGCCAAGAAGGTCGGGGCCCTGGTCGCTGAGCGCGCCAAGGCTGCCGGTATCGAAGCGGTCGTCTTCGACCGCGCGGGCAACCAGTACGCCGGGCGCATCGCCGCCCTGGCGGACGCCGCCCGTGAAGCCGGGCTCGACTTCTGA
- the rplF gene encoding 50S ribosomal protein L6: MSRIGRLPIPVPAGVDVTIDGRTVSVKGPKGLLHHTVAAPIDIAKGEDGTLLVTRPNDERMSKALHGLTRTLVANMITGVTAGYRKSLEISGVGYRVAAKGSSMEFALGYSHPIVIEAPEGIAFVVESPTKFHVDGIDKQQVGEVAAKIRKLRKPDPYKAKGVKYAGEVIRRKVGKSGK; this comes from the coding sequence ATGTCTCGCATTGGACGGCTGCCCATCCCGGTTCCCGCCGGCGTGGACGTCACCATCGATGGCCGCACGGTCTCGGTGAAGGGCCCCAAGGGTCTCCTTCACCACACCGTTGCCGCGCCGATCGACATCGCCAAGGGTGAGGACGGCACTCTGCTCGTCACCCGCCCCAACGACGAGCGTATGTCGAAGGCCCTGCACGGCCTGACCCGCACGCTGGTGGCGAACATGATCACCGGCGTGACCGCGGGCTACCGCAAGTCGCTTGAGATCAGCGGCGTCGGCTACCGAGTCGCAGCGAAGGGCTCCTCCATGGAGTTCGCGCTCGGCTACAGCCACCCGATCGTCATCGAGGCCCCCGAAGGCATCGCCTTCGTGGTCGAGTCGCCCACCAAGTTCCACGTGGACGGCATCGACAAGCAGCAGGTTGGCGAGGTGGCTGCGAAGATTCGCAAGCTGCGCAAGCCCGACCCGTACAAGGCCAAGGGTGTCAAGTACGCCGGCGAGGTCATCCGCCGCAAGGTCGGAAAGAGTGGTAAGTAA
- the rpsH gene encoding 30S ribosomal protein S8 yields MTMTDPIADMLTRLRNANSAYHDAVVMPHSKIKTHIAEILQQEGYISGWKVEEPKEGEVGKRLTIDLKFGPNRERSIAGIKRISKPGLRVYTKSTSMPKVLGGLGVAIISTSAGLLTGQQAAKKGVGGEVLAYVW; encoded by the coding sequence ATGACCATGACCGACCCGATCGCAGACATGTTGACTCGTCTGCGGAACGCGAACTCGGCCTACCACGACGCTGTCGTGATGCCCCACAGCAAGATCAAGACCCACATCGCCGAGATCCTCCAGCAGGAGGGCTACATCTCGGGATGGAAGGTTGAGGAGCCCAAGGAGGGCGAGGTCGGCAAGCGCCTGACCATCGACCTCAAGTTCGGCCCCAACCGTGAGCGCTCGATCGCGGGCATCAAGCGGATCTCCAAGCCGGGTCTGCGGGTCTACACCAAGTCCACCAGCATGCCGAAGGTGCTCGGCGGCCTGGGCGTGGCGATCATCTCCACGTCCGCAGGTCTGCTCACCGGACAGCAGGCAGCCAAGAAGGGCGTGGGTGGGGAAGTCCTCGCCTACGTCTGGTAA
- a CDS encoding type Z 30S ribosomal protein S14 — protein MAKKSLIAKAERKPKFGVRGYTRCQRCGRPHSVYRKFGLCRVCLREMAHRGELPGVTKSSW, from the coding sequence ATGGCTAAGAAGTCCCTCATCGCGAAGGCGGAGCGCAAGCCGAAGTTCGGCGTCCGGGGTTACACCCGCTGCCAGCGCTGCGGCCGTCCGCACTCCGTGTACCGCAAGTTCGGCCTGTGCCGCGTGTGCCTTCGTGAGATGGCCCACCGCGGCGAGCTGCCGGGTGTCACCAAGAGCTCCTGGTAG
- the rplE gene encoding 50S ribosomal protein L5, with amino-acid sequence MTDTSVEKVTPRLKERYRSEIKGQLQEQFSYENVMLIPGLVKVVVNMGVGDAARDSKLIDGAVKDLTAITGQKPTVTKARKSIAQFKLREGQPIGTHVTLRGDRMWEFLDRLVSLALPRIRDFRGLSPKQFDGKGNYTFGLTEQVMFHEIDQDKVDRTRGMDITVVTTAQTDDEGRALLRALGFPFKEN; translated from the coding sequence ATGACCGACACCTCTGTTGAGAAGGTGACCCCCCGTCTCAAGGAGCGCTACCGCTCCGAGATCAAGGGTCAGCTGCAGGAGCAGTTCTCCTACGAGAACGTCATGCTGATCCCCGGCCTGGTCAAGGTCGTGGTCAACATGGGTGTGGGCGACGCCGCCCGCGACTCCAAGCTGATCGACGGTGCGGTCAAGGACCTCACCGCGATCACCGGTCAGAAGCCGACCGTGACCAAGGCCCGCAAGTCCATCGCGCAGTTCAAGCTGCGTGAGGGCCAGCCCATCGGTACCCACGTCACCCTGCGTGGCGACCGCATGTGGGAGTTCCTGGACCGTCTGGTGTCGCTGGCGCTGCCGCGTATCCGTGACTTCCGCGGTCTGTCGCCGAAGCAGTTCGACGGCAAGGGCAACTACACCTTCGGTCTGACCGAGCAGGTCATGTTCCACGAGATCGACCAGGACAAGGTCGACCGCACGCGCGGCATGGACATCACCGTGGTCACCACTGCCCAGACCGACGACGAGGGCCGGGCGCTGCTGCGTGCCCTTGGCTTCCCGTTCAAGGAGAACTGA